A segment of the Odoribacter splanchnicus DSM 20712 genome:
AATAACATCCTTCTCTGCATCGTTCTCAAAATTCGTGATCAGATAATCCGAATAATCCGGACTGGGAGGTGTGGTCAATAAATCACGGAGATAGCGGATATACAAAGAGTTATCCCTACCGGGTAAAGCACCTTTCAGTTCACCGATCGTATCGGGCGTCAGTTCTTTGATCAGTCTGTTCATCTGTTTGTCATTTTTCCGTTTGGTCATGTATTGATTATAAACTCCTCCGATTAGCAACAACGACCGGATAAACAGTAATAATAAAAGAATAATATCCGGTATAAGCAGGCTGTTGGCCACCCAAAAAAGCACTTGTGAAATAG
Coding sequences within it:
- a CDS encoding MotA/TolQ/ExbB proton channel family protein, yielding METISQVLFWVANSLLIPDIILLLLLFIRSLLLIGGVYNQYMTKRKNDKQMNRLIKELTPDTIGELKGALPGRDNSLYIRYLRDLLTTPPSPDYSDYLITNFENDAEKDVILSKLLAKMGPVLGLIGTLIAMSPALVGLSTGDIAGMAYNMQVVFATTVVGLVVSAVGLVSLQFKQRWYAKDVNNLDYVARKLNEKNTEA